One Piscinibacter lacus genomic window, CGTCCTTGTCGTAGGGGAAAGGTCCGCCGGCCAGGATCAGCCGGTGGGTCTGGCGCGCCTCGGGCGGAAGCTGGGCCAGCGAGACCGTGGCGGCCTGGGCCGGCTGGGTCGTCGCGGGAGCGTCCGAGCGGCCGAGGGCCGCCGGTCCGGAGAGGCCGCCCCACAGGGCGCCTGCGCCGATCGCCAAGGTCGCTGCGACGCGCATCCAGCCGCCAAGGCGGGTGGAGCGACCGGAACGACGGCCGGATGGGCCGGAGATCAGCACGGGTTATCCCTG contains:
- a CDS encoding ribonuclease domain-containing protein is translated as MRVAATLAIGAGALWGGLSGPAALGRSDAPATTQPAQAATVSLAQLPPEARQTHRLILAGGPFPYDKDGSVFGNRERLLPDRPRGHYREYTVRTPGARNRGARRFVCGGRPPTQPEACYYTDDHYASFRLVAQ